In Pleomorphomonas sp. T1.2MG-36, a single window of DNA contains:
- a CDS encoding DMT family transporter, with the protein MSPTAAGVLFKLASTIAFAIMLTLIKLVSGRVPPGEILFFRSFFGIVPVIVYLSVLGVFPASLATVRPLGHVRRSLVGTASMFCWFTAVSYLPLPDATAISYSGPLFGVCFAALLLHERVRAFRWAAVGIGFVGVLIVLSEQMGGLSSGLHGDRAVGAACALASAMLGAVAAVTVRELTATETTGAIVFYFLACGSVFSFVTAPFGWVLPSLGDAGMLIIAGLFGGVGQVLMTQSYRLAEASVIAPFDYINMIWIVIISYIVFSDVPTAAVLAGSLVVIASGVFVVWRERRLGILEAKAKARSADTPN; encoded by the coding sequence ATGTCGCCGACTGCCGCGGGCGTTCTTTTCAAGCTCGCCTCGACCATCGCCTTCGCCATCATGCTGACGTTGATCAAGCTGGTGTCCGGCCGCGTGCCTCCTGGGGAAATCCTGTTTTTCCGCTCTTTCTTCGGCATCGTCCCGGTCATCGTCTATCTGTCGGTGCTCGGCGTCTTCCCCGCTTCGCTTGCCACGGTACGCCCGCTCGGCCATGTGCGCCGGTCGCTGGTCGGAACGGCCTCGATGTTCTGCTGGTTCACGGCGGTCTCCTATCTGCCGCTGCCGGACGCCACGGCCATCAGCTATTCCGGGCCGCTGTTCGGCGTCTGCTTCGCCGCTCTTCTGCTGCACGAGCGTGTCCGGGCGTTCCGCTGGGCCGCCGTCGGCATCGGCTTTGTCGGCGTGCTGATCGTGCTGTCGGAGCAGATGGGCGGCTTGAGTTCGGGTCTGCATGGCGACCGTGCCGTCGGCGCCGCTTGTGCGCTGGCCTCGGCCATGCTCGGCGCGGTCGCCGCCGTGACGGTGCGCGAGTTGACGGCGACCGAAACCACCGGCGCCATCGTGTTCTACTTCCTGGCCTGCGGTTCGGTGTTTTCCTTCGTGACGGCACCTTTCGGCTGGGTGCTGCCGAGCCTTGGCGACGCCGGCATGCTGATCATCGCCGGTCTGTTCGGCGGCGTCGGGCAGGTGTTGATGACCCAGTCCTACCGCCTCGCCGAGGCCTCGGTGATCGCGCCGTTCGACTACATCAACATGATCTGGATCGTTATCATCTCCTACATCGTGTTCAGCGACGTGCCGACGGCGGCCGTGCTCGCCGGCTCGCTGGTGGTGATCGCATCGGGCGTGTTCGTCGTCTGGCGGGAACGACGCCTTGGCATCCTCGAAGCCAAGGCCAAGGCGAGAAGCGCCGACACGCCTAACTAA
- a CDS encoding dienelactone hydrolase family protein — protein MSERIVITQDMIRLYDEYTHLTLDRRGFMEKLAKLAGSGAAAAAIVPLIEARQAQAAIVEATDNRLDASTVEFPGDGGTMKGYLVRPALPAGPLLAVMVIHENRGLNGHIEDVARRLALEGFMVLAPDFLSPVGGTPADEDKAREMIGALDRVKAVGNAVAAATFLRGHVGSNGKAGSAGFCWGGGLSLQTAVADPELGAAVSYYGAQPVAETVAAIKAPLLLHYAGLDDRINAGIPVFEAALKAAGKTYELHMYPGVNHAFNNDTSAARYDKAAADLAWQRTVDFLRSHLA, from the coding sequence ATGAGCGAACGCATCGTCATCACCCAGGACATGATCCGTCTCTACGACGAATACACCCACCTGACGTTGGATCGCCGCGGCTTCATGGAGAAGCTGGCAAAGCTCGCCGGGTCGGGCGCTGCGGCGGCGGCCATCGTGCCGCTGATCGAGGCCCGGCAGGCCCAGGCGGCCATCGTCGAAGCGACCGACAATCGGCTCGATGCCTCGACGGTCGAATTCCCCGGCGACGGCGGCACGATGAAGGGCTACCTCGTCCGGCCCGCGTTGCCGGCCGGACCGCTGCTGGCGGTGATGGTCATCCACGAGAACCGTGGGCTCAACGGTCATATCGAGGACGTCGCCCGCCGCCTTGCCCTGGAAGGCTTCATGGTCCTCGCGCCGGACTTCCTGTCGCCGGTCGGCGGCACGCCCGCCGACGAGGACAAGGCGCGCGAGATGATCGGCGCGCTCGACAGAGTGAAGGCCGTGGGCAACGCGGTGGCGGCCGCCACCTTCCTGCGCGGCCATGTGGGCAGCAACGGCAAGGCCGGCAGCGCCGGCTTCTGCTGGGGTGGCGGACTGTCGCTGCAGACGGCGGTGGCCGATCCCGAACTCGGCGCGGCGGTGTCCTATTACGGCGCGCAGCCGGTGGCCGAGACGGTGGCCGCCATCAAGGCGCCGCTGCTCCTGCACTATGCCGGCCTCGACGATCGCATCAATGCCGGCATCCCGGTGTTCGAGGCGGCGTTGAAAGCGGCGGGAAAGACCTACGAGCTCCACATGTACCCGGGCGTCAATCACGCCTTCAACAACGACACGTCGGCGGCGCGCTACGACAAGGCGGCGGCCGATCTCGCCTGGCAGCGGACCGTCGATTTCCTGAGATCCCATCTCGCCTGA
- a CDS encoding CYTH and CHAD domain-containing protein, with protein sequence MADGVEAELKVAVDAAGASRLARLSTLPGLGVAAKGDKRLVSTYFDTPDLALRAKGISLRLRRSGRSGEQTVKFSGSFSLGLAERPEFNVPHAGRVPDLTRLPDEAAAELGKLVDGRPLVPLFSMRVTRRRWEIVTPGGDRVEMALDRGTATAGSRRADIREVEFELLSGDRRALFEVARPALAGVAFHFSTQAKSDLGYALLEGEIGAAEPTTAIDAKLDDDMSVEMALQLVLRSCAAQISANVAALRVGDDPEGAHQLRVGLRRLRTALKIFAPVIAPGAAEPLAAEAQRLATDVAATRDMDVLIDELVAPLDGGDDMAALIALLEKRRKAARAHLASVLADRATGNFLIDLLAFTEARGWLSMDDVGQSVDLAAPVTPFAERLVARLRRKVEKLGRDPEALSPDERHELRKRFKRLRYAYDFFDPLMPKSVRRKMLPRVKAAQNVLGVLNDIHMAHLLLDDLHAVGPKAGAVERAIGYCLGWHSARAKAIWERRSDDLSLD encoded by the coding sequence ATGGCGGACGGGGTCGAGGCCGAACTCAAGGTGGCCGTGGACGCGGCCGGCGCCTCGCGCCTGGCGCGCCTGTCCACTCTGCCGGGGCTGGGCGTCGCCGCCAAGGGCGACAAGCGGCTCGTCAGCACCTATTTCGACACGCCCGATCTCGCCCTGCGCGCCAAGGGCATCAGCCTTCGCCTGCGCCGGTCGGGCCGGAGCGGCGAACAGACGGTGAAGTTTTCCGGCAGTTTCTCGCTTGGCCTCGCCGAGCGGCCGGAGTTCAACGTGCCGCATGCCGGCCGCGTGCCCGATCTCACGCGCCTGCCCGACGAGGCGGCGGCCGAACTGGGAAAGCTGGTCGACGGCCGGCCGCTGGTGCCGCTGTTCTCCATGCGGGTGACGCGGCGGCGTTGGGAGATCGTGACTCCGGGCGGCGACCGCGTCGAGATGGCGCTCGACCGCGGCACGGCAACGGCGGGCAGCCGCCGCGCCGACATCCGCGAGGTCGAGTTCGAGCTTCTTTCGGGCGACAGGCGCGCCCTGTTCGAGGTGGCGCGGCCGGCGCTGGCCGGCGTTGCCTTCCACTTCTCGACCCAAGCCAAATCCGATCTCGGCTATGCGCTGCTCGAAGGCGAGATCGGCGCCGCCGAGCCGACGACGGCGATCGATGCCAAGCTTGACGACGACATGTCGGTCGAGATGGCCTTGCAACTGGTGCTGAGATCCTGCGCTGCCCAGATCTCCGCCAATGTCGCGGCGCTCCGGGTGGGGGACGATCCCGAAGGGGCCCATCAGCTGCGGGTGGGGCTGCGGCGCCTTCGCACGGCCCTGAAGATTTTCGCGCCGGTCATCGCACCGGGGGCGGCCGAGCCGCTGGCCGCCGAGGCGCAGCGCCTGGCGACCGACGTGGCGGCGACGCGCGACATGGACGTGCTGATCGACGAACTGGTGGCGCCGCTCGACGGCGGCGACGACATGGCCGCGCTGATCGCCCTCCTCGAGAAGCGGCGCAAGGCGGCGCGCGCCCATCTTGCCAGCGTTCTGGCCGACCGGGCCACGGGCAACTTCCTGATCGATCTGCTGGCCTTCACCGAGGCGCGCGGCTGGCTGTCGATGGACGATGTCGGACAGAGCGTCGACCTCGCCGCGCCGGTCACTCCGTTTGCCGAGCGGCTGGTCGCCCGCCTTCGGCGCAAGGTGGAGAAGCTCGGCCGCGATCCGGAAGCTCTTTCTCCAGATGAACGGCATGAACTCAGGAAGAGATTCAAACGCCTACGCTATGCCTATGATTTCTTTGATCCTTTGATGCCGAAGTCGGTGCGGCGCAAGATGCTGCCCCGCGTCAAGGCGGCGCAGAACGTGCTGGGTGTGCTCAACGACATTCACATGGCGCATCTCCTGCTCGACGATCTCCATGCCGTGGGGCCGAAGGCCGGCGCGGTGGAGCGGGCGATCGGCTATTGCCTCGGCTGGCACAGCGCGCGGGCCAAGGCGATCTGGGAGCGCCGCTCCGACGATCTGTCGCTGGACTGA
- a CDS encoding ABC transporter substrate-binding protein, whose product MKTMSRLLAATMLVAGLASAAHAKTFVYCSESSPEGFDPAPYAGGNTFDASSKPVYNRLTEFDRGTTNVIPGLAESWDISEDGTVYTFHLRKGVKFHTTEFFTPTRDFNADDVIFSFERQNDKNNPWYSYAGGAWEYWTGMDMPNLVKSLEKVDDYTVKMTLTAANAPMLANLAMDFASILSKEYADKLTAEGKQSDLNQLPVGTGPFQFVAYEKDAVIRYQAFADYWGGKQKIDDLVFAITPDASVRVQKLKAGECQLMPYPNPADVQALQSDDSVQLMSQAGLNIGYLAYNVLQKPFDDVRVRKALNMAMNKKAIIDAVFQGTGQEAKNPIPPTMWSYNDQVQDDPYDPEAAKKLLAEAGVKDLSMKVWAMPVSRPYNPNARRMAEMIQADFANVGVKVEIVSYEWAEYLKRSQDKERDGAVLMGWTGDNGDPDNFLAVLAGCAGVGGSNRANWCNEEFNNLVVKASKVSDIAERTKLYEDAQVVFKKEAPWATIAHSTTYVPMSKSVIDYKVDPLGSHRFDGVDIAE is encoded by the coding sequence ATGAAAACGATGTCCCGCCTTCTGGCGGCCACCATGCTCGTGGCGGGCCTTGCCAGCGCCGCCCACGCCAAGACGTTCGTCTACTGCTCCGAGAGCAGCCCGGAAGGCTTCGACCCGGCGCCCTACGCCGGCGGCAACACTTTCGACGCCTCTTCGAAGCCGGTCTACAATCGTCTGACCGAGTTCGACCGGGGCACCACCAACGTCATCCCCGGCCTCGCCGAGAGCTGGGACATCTCCGAAGACGGCACGGTCTACACGTTCCATCTTCGCAAGGGCGTCAAGTTCCACACCACCGAATTCTTCACGCCGACCCGCGACTTCAACGCCGACGACGTGATCTTCTCGTTCGAGCGCCAGAACGACAAGAACAATCCCTGGTACTCCTACGCTGGCGGCGCCTGGGAATACTGGACCGGCATGGACATGCCGAACCTGGTGAAGTCGCTCGAGAAGGTTGACGACTACACCGTCAAGATGACGCTTACGGCCGCCAACGCGCCGATGCTCGCCAACCTCGCCATGGACTTCGCGTCGATCCTCTCGAAGGAATACGCCGACAAGCTCACCGCCGAAGGCAAGCAGTCCGACCTCAACCAGCTCCCCGTCGGCACCGGCCCGTTCCAGTTCGTGGCCTACGAGAAGGACGCGGTCATCCGCTATCAGGCCTTCGCCGACTACTGGGGCGGCAAGCAGAAGATCGACGACCTCGTCTTCGCCATCACCCCGGATGCCTCGGTCCGCGTTCAGAAGCTGAAGGCCGGCGAATGCCAGCTGATGCCCTATCCGAACCCGGCCGACGTGCAGGCCTTGCAGTCCGACGACAGCGTCCAGCTGATGAGCCAGGCCGGCCTCAACATCGGCTACCTCGCCTACAACGTCCTGCAGAAGCCGTTCGACGACGTGCGCGTCCGCAAGGCGCTCAACATGGCGATGAACAAGAAGGCGATCATCGACGCCGTCTTCCAGGGCACCGGCCAGGAAGCCAAGAACCCGATTCCGCCGACCATGTGGTCCTACAACGACCAGGTCCAGGACGATCCGTACGATCCGGAAGCGGCCAAGAAGCTGCTCGCCGAGGCCGGCGTCAAGGATCTCTCCATGAAGGTGTGGGCGATGCCGGTGTCGCGTCCCTACAACCCGAATGCCCGCCGCATGGCCGAGATGATCCAGGCCGACTTCGCCAACGTCGGCGTCAAGGTCGAGATCGTCTCCTACGAGTGGGCCGAGTACCTGAAGCGCAGCCAGGACAAGGAGCGCGACGGTGCCGTGCTGATGGGCTGGACGGGCGACAACGGCGATCCGGACAACTTCCTGGCCGTGCTGGCCGGTTGTGCCGGCGTCGGCGGGTCGAACCGCGCCAACTGGTGCAACGAGGAGTTCAACAACCTGGTCGTCAAGGCGTCCAAGGTGTCGGACATCGCCGAGCGCACCAAGCTCTATGAAGACGCGCAGGTCGTCTTCAAGAAGGAAGCGCCCTGGGCGACCATCGCCCACTCGACCACCTACGTGCCGATGTCCAAGTCGGTGATCGACTACAAGGTCGATCCGCTTGGCTCGCACCGCTTCGACGGCGTCGATATCGCCGAGTAA
- a CDS encoding GNAT family N-acetyltransferase, with translation MPNAPILRPYRSDDRAAVVRLWHDAWHDGHGAVLPAAVVAERSLESFDLRLGPLEAGILVAERDGNVAGFAAIEGDEIDQLYVATEARGTGLAAALLAAAESELVRRGIRDAAIQCSAGNDRAHRFYARAGWRDSGVRQAPIWTPDGRHETHPTHIFVKQLSSQD, from the coding sequence ATGCCTAACGCGCCCATCCTTCGCCCATATCGTTCCGATGACCGCGCCGCGGTCGTGCGGCTATGGCACGACGCCTGGCACGACGGCCATGGGGCGGTCCTGCCGGCGGCCGTGGTTGCCGAACGGAGCCTGGAAAGCTTCGATCTTCGCCTCGGGCCGCTCGAAGCCGGCATCCTCGTCGCCGAACGGGACGGCAACGTTGCCGGCTTTGCCGCGATCGAAGGCGATGAGATCGACCAGCTCTACGTGGCGACCGAGGCGCGCGGCACGGGCCTTGCTGCCGCGCTGCTGGCCGCAGCCGAGTCTGAACTCGTCCGGCGCGGCATTCGCGACGCGGCGATCCAGTGCTCGGCCGGCAACGATCGCGCCCATCGGTTCTACGCAAGGGCCGGCTGGCGCGACAGCGGCGTCCGGCAAGCTCCGATCTGGACTCCGGACGGGCGCCATGAAACGCATCCGACACACATTTTCGTCAAGCAACTCTCGAGCCAGGACTGA
- a CDS encoding ABC transporter permease subunit, with the protein MFGFILRRLGLLIPTFIGVSLVAFFFIRLLPGDPVLLLAGERGISPERYAELMHRFGFDLPLWKQFIYYFTDLMHGDFGTSISTKKPIFTEFFTLFPATLELSFCAVIFAVALGVPAGVIAAVKRNSWFDHTAMATALVGYSMPIFWWALLLIIVFSGILGWTPVSGRISLMFFFPKVTGFMLIDSLLSGKAGAFRSAASHLILPTIVLGTIPLAVIARQTRSAMLEVLGEDYIRTAKAKGLSPFRVVAVHALRNALIPVITTIGLQIGVLMAGAILTETIFSWPGVGKWMVDSIFRRDYPAVQGGLVLIALIVMGVNLVVDMLYGLVNPKIRHQR; encoded by the coding sequence ATGTTCGGTTTCATCCTCCGACGCCTCGGCCTCTTGATCCCGACCTTCATCGGCGTCAGCCTGGTCGCCTTCTTCTTCATCCGCTTGCTGCCGGGCGATCCGGTGCTGCTGTTGGCCGGCGAACGCGGCATATCGCCCGAGCGTTACGCCGAGCTGATGCACCGCTTCGGCTTCGACCTGCCGCTCTGGAAGCAGTTCATCTACTACTTCACCGACCTGATGCACGGCGACTTCGGCACCTCGATCTCGACCAAGAAGCCGATCTTCACCGAGTTCTTCACGCTGTTCCCGGCGACGCTGGAACTGTCGTTCTGCGCGGTGATCTTCGCCGTGGCGCTCGGCGTGCCGGCCGGCGTCATCGCCGCCGTCAAGCGCAATTCCTGGTTCGACCATACGGCCATGGCCACCGCGCTGGTCGGCTACTCCATGCCGATCTTCTGGTGGGCTCTGCTCCTCATCATCGTCTTCTCCGGCATACTTGGCTGGACGCCGGTATCCGGCCGCATCTCGCTGATGTTCTTCTTCCCCAAGGTGACCGGCTTCATGCTGATCGACAGCCTGCTGTCCGGCAAGGCGGGCGCCTTCCGGTCGGCGGCGAGCCATCTCATCCTGCCGACCATCGTGCTCGGCACCATTCCGCTTGCCGTCATCGCCCGCCAGACCCGCTCGGCCATGCTCGAAGTGTTGGGCGAGGACTACATCCGCACCGCCAAGGCCAAGGGGCTCAGCCCGTTCCGCGTCGTCGCCGTGCACGCGCTCCGCAACGCCCTGATCCCGGTGATCACCACCATCGGCCTGCAGATCGGCGTGCTGATGGCCGGCGCCATCCTGACCGAGACGATCTTCTCCTGGCCGGGCGTCGGCAAGTGGATGGTCGATTCCATCTTCCGCCGCGACTATCCGGCCGTGCAGGGGGGGCTCGTGCTGATCGCCCTCATCGTCATGGGCGTCAATCTCGTGGTCGACATGCTCTACGGCCTCGTCAATCCCAAGATCCGGCACCAGAGGTAA
- a CDS encoding ABC transporter permease subunit: MTAVSASVRPGRLKEFWRYFSENHGAVAGLVLFAALVFVALAAPIFAPFDPDQQFRDALLAPPLTHGSAGIFLLGTDALGRDILSRLIFGSRFSLFIGVVVVSVSLIGGVVIGMFAGFFRGWVDTAIMRVMDVILAFPSLLLALTLVAILGPGLTNAMIAIAIVAQPHYVRLTRAAVLSERNRDYVTAARVSGAGPIWLMFVTILPNCMAPLIVQAALSFSGAILDAAALGFLGMGAQPPTPEWGTMLAEAREFITRAWWVVTFPGLAILITVLAINLMGDGLRDALDPKLKRS, encoded by the coding sequence ATGACCGCTGTCTCCGCTTCTGTCCGTCCGGGGCGCCTCAAGGAATTCTGGCGCTATTTCTCGGAAAACCACGGTGCCGTCGCCGGCTTGGTGCTGTTCGCGGCGCTGGTGTTCGTCGCGCTCGCCGCGCCGATCTTTGCCCCCTTCGACCCCGACCAGCAGTTCCGCGACGCGCTTCTGGCACCTCCCCTCACCCATGGCAGCGCGGGGATCTTTCTGCTGGGCACCGATGCGCTCGGCCGCGACATCCTGTCGCGCCTGATCTTCGGTTCGCGCTTCTCGCTGTTCATCGGCGTCGTCGTCGTCTCGGTGTCGTTGATCGGCGGCGTCGTCATAGGCATGTTCGCCGGCTTCTTCCGCGGCTGGGTCGACACGGCGATCATGCGCGTCATGGACGTCATCCTCGCCTTCCCGTCGCTTCTGCTGGCGCTGACGCTGGTCGCCATCCTCGGTCCCGGCCTCACCAACGCGATGATCGCCATCGCCATCGTGGCGCAGCCGCACTACGTGCGTCTCACCCGCGCGGCGGTGCTCTCCGAGCGCAACCGCGACTACGTCACGGCCGCCCGCGTCTCGGGCGCCGGCCCGATCTGGCTGATGTTCGTCACCATCCTGCCGAACTGCATGGCGCCGCTGATCGTCCAGGCGGCCCTGTCGTTTTCGGGCGCCATTCTCGACGCCGCCGCCCTCGGGTTCCTCGGCATGGGCGCCCAGCCGCCGACACCGGAATGGGGTACCATGCTGGCCGAAGCGCGCGAGTTCATCACCCGCGCCTGGTGGGTGGTGACCTTCCCCGGCCTTGCCATCCTGATCACCGTGCTCGCCATCAACCTGATGGGTGACGGCCTGCGCGACGCCCTCGATCCGAAGCTGAAGAGGTCGTGA
- a CDS encoding ABC transporter ATP-binding protein has protein sequence MPILEISNLSVDFRTVGGQFRAVDGVSMTVEPGEIVSIVGESGSGKSVSMLALMGLLPWTATITADRMMFDGKDLLTIPARERRRIIGNDLAMIFQEPMSSLNPCYTVGWQIGEVLKVHLGLNKRARRDRTVELLELVGIPSAAERLDTYPHQMSGGMNQRVMIAMAIACNPKLLIADEPTTALDVTIQAQILDLLAKLQRDTGMALVLITHDMGVVAETANRVSVQYAGQKVEEQPVAQLFADPHHPYTAALLSALPERATSRRLPSIPGVVPGQYDRPAGCLFSPRCEFVTERCVEKAPVTQGQAAGYALCHYPLNQGKPVGHPGPAAILDRRISA, from the coding sequence ATGCCCATTCTCGAAATCAGCAACCTCTCGGTCGACTTCCGCACGGTGGGCGGCCAGTTTCGCGCCGTCGACGGCGTCTCGATGACCGTCGAGCCCGGCGAGATCGTCTCCATCGTCGGCGAGAGCGGCTCGGGCAAGTCGGTGTCCATGCTGGCCCTGATGGGTCTGCTGCCGTGGACGGCGACCATCACCGCCGACCGCATGATGTTCGACGGCAAGGACCTGCTCACCATCCCCGCCCGCGAGCGGCGGCGCATCATCGGCAACGATCTCGCCATGATCTTCCAGGAGCCGATGAGCTCGCTCAACCCGTGCTACACGGTCGGCTGGCAGATCGGCGAAGTGCTGAAGGTCCATCTCGGCCTCAACAAGCGTGCCCGGCGCGACCGCACCGTCGAGCTCCTTGAGCTGGTCGGCATTCCCTCGGCCGCCGAACGCCTCGACACCTACCCGCACCAGATGTCGGGCGGCATGAACCAGCGCGTGATGATCGCCATGGCCATCGCCTGCAATCCCAAGCTCCTGATCGCCGACGAGCCGACCACCGCGCTCGACGTCACCATCCAGGCGCAGATTCTCGACCTCCTGGCCAAGCTCCAGCGCGATACCGGCATGGCGCTGGTGCTGATCACCCATGACATGGGCGTCGTCGCCGAAACCGCCAACCGGGTGTCGGTGCAGTATGCCGGCCAGAAGGTGGAGGAGCAGCCGGTCGCCCAGCTGTTCGCCGACCCGCACCATCCCTACACGGCGGCCCTGCTGTCGGCGCTGCCCGAACGGGCGACCAGCCGCCGCCTGCCGTCGATCCCCGGCGTGGTGCCCGGTCAGTACGACCGCCCCGCCGGCTGCCTGTTCAGCCCGCGCTGCGAGTTCGTCACCGAGCGCTGCGTCGAGAAGGCGCCGGTCACCCAGGGGCAGGCTGCCGGCTACGCGCTCTGCCACTACCCGCTCAATCAGGGCAAGCCGGTCGGCCATCCCGGTCCGGCCGCCATCCTCGACCGGAGGATCTCGGCATGA
- a CDS encoding peptide ABC transporter ATP-binding protein — translation MNAPVVLEAQHLARHYSLKRGMFGEPATVRALSEASFKLTVGKTLAVVGESGCGKSTLARLVTMIEPPTAGDLIIDGKPVHLDHAPSHELRRTVQIVFQDPYGSLNPRQKVGTILEEPLRLNTSLSAAERQAKARAMMEKVGLRPEHYDRYPHMFSGGQRQRIAIARALMLNPKILVLDEPVSALDVSIQAQVLNLLMDLQQEFGLAYLFISHDLSVVRHIADEVMVMYLGRPVEFGTADEIFNTPRHPYTRALLSATPTTEPEKRRERIRLTGELPSPLHPPKGCAFHPRCPFRYEPCDVDQPKLLNAPGGNAQVACFAVQGEFL, via the coding sequence ATGAATGCTCCAGTCGTCCTCGAGGCCCAGCACCTCGCCCGCCACTACAGCCTGAAACGCGGCATGTTTGGCGAGCCGGCCACCGTGCGCGCGCTGTCGGAGGCTTCCTTCAAGCTGACCGTCGGCAAGACGCTGGCCGTCGTCGGCGAGTCCGGCTGCGGCAAGTCGACGCTCGCCCGCCTCGTCACCATGATCGAGCCGCCGACCGCCGGCGACCTGATCATCGACGGCAAGCCGGTGCACCTCGACCATGCGCCGAGCCACGAGCTTCGCCGCACCGTGCAGATCGTCTTCCAGGACCCCTACGGCTCGCTCAACCCGCGCCAGAAGGTCGGCACCATCCTGGAAGAGCCGCTGCGCCTCAACACCTCGCTGTCAGCCGCCGAGCGGCAGGCCAAGGCGCGGGCGATGATGGAGAAGGTCGGTCTCCGGCCCGAGCATTACGACCGCTATCCGCACATGTTCTCCGGCGGTCAGCGCCAGCGCATCGCCATCGCGCGGGCCCTGATGCTCAACCCGAAGATCCTGGTGCTCGACGAGCCGGTATCGGCCCTCGACGTGTCCATCCAGGCGCAGGTGTTGAACCTCCTGATGGACCTGCAGCAGGAGTTCGGCCTCGCCTACCTGTTCATCAGCCACGACCTTTCCGTGGTGCGCCACATCGCCGACGAGGTGATGGTGATGTATCTCGGCCGCCCCGTCGAGTTCGGCACGGCCGACGAGATCTTCAACACGCCGCGCCATCCCTATACCCGCGCCCTGCTCTCGGCGACGCCGACCACCGAGCCGGAGAAGCGGCGCGAGCGCATCCGCCTCACCGGCGAACTGCCGTCGCCGCTGCACCCGCCCAAGGGCTGCGCCTTTCATCCGCGCTGCCCCTTCCGCTACGAACCCTGCGACGTCGACCAGCCGAAGCTGCTGAATGCGCCCGGTGGCAACGCCCAGGTCGCCTGCTTCGCCGTGCAGGGCGAGTTTCTGTAA
- a CDS encoding NAD-dependent epimerase/dehydratase family protein translates to MTGHVLVLGALGGVGRAVAEEFHRQGWQVSGLVRKGRAGELPDWAWPVEADLTDAEAVAKAASSKVDVVFDGLNAPYHRWAELAKPLYAAALAVAERLGALHLFPGNVYGFGERMPDRLTPDLVAAPTSDKGRIRVEIERSFAEAARAGRVRTCILRAGDFFGPSITGQSWLSALIAAKAGQGVIRSPGPENVPHAWAYLPDLARAFVRLAEQRDRLDAFEVFHFEGHTASIADIAEAAGVVHRRPMRVRRVPGLVFTLIGLFDPVIRASREMAYLWRVPHRLADRRLEMITGPLVATPLSKALASIGR, encoded by the coding sequence ATGACCGGACATGTTCTCGTTCTCGGCGCCCTCGGTGGGGTCGGCCGGGCCGTCGCCGAGGAGTTTCATCGCCAGGGCTGGCAGGTATCCGGTCTGGTGCGCAAGGGGCGGGCCGGCGAGCTGCCGGATTGGGCTTGGCCGGTGGAGGCCGATCTCACCGACGCCGAGGCGGTGGCCAAGGCGGCGAGTTCCAAGGTCGACGTCGTCTTCGACGGCCTCAACGCGCCCTACCATCGCTGGGCCGAACTGGCGAAGCCGCTTTACGCCGCCGCGCTTGCCGTCGCCGAGCGGCTCGGCGCGCTGCATCTCTTCCCCGGCAACGTCTACGGCTTCGGCGAACGCATGCCGGACCGGCTGACGCCGGACCTCGTCGCCGCGCCGACCTCGGACAAGGGGCGCATCCGCGTCGAGATCGAACGGAGTTTCGCCGAGGCGGCGCGGGCCGGGCGCGTCCGCACCTGCATCCTCCGGGCCGGCGATTTCTTCGGCCCGTCCATCACCGGGCAAAGCTGGCTGTCGGCCCTGATCGCCGCCAAGGCCGGGCAGGGCGTCATCCGCTCGCCGGGGCCGGAGAACGTGCCGCACGCCTGGGCCTATCTGCCCGACCTTGCCCGCGCCTTCGTGCGGCTGGCCGAACAGCGCGATCGCCTCGACGCTTTCGAGGTGTTCCACTTCGAGGGGCATACCGCCTCGATCGCCGACATCGCCGAGGCGGCCGGCGTGGTCCACCGGCGGCCGATGCGGGTCCGGCGCGTGCCCGGCTTGGTGTTCACGTTGATCGGCCTGTTCGATCCGGTGATCCGCGCCTCGCGCGAGATGGCCTACCTCTGGCGCGTGCCGCACCGGCTGGCCGACCGCCGCCTCGAAATGATCACGGGGCCGCTCGTGGCGACCCCGCTTTCCAAGGCACTGGCATCGATCGGCCGTTGA